The following proteins come from a genomic window of Denitromonas sp.:
- the rplS gene encoding 50S ribosomal protein L19: MNLIEQLEQEEIARLTENKTIPEFAPGDTVVVQVKVKEGNRERLQAYEGVVIAKRNRGLNSNFIVRKISSGEGVERTFQTYSPLVASVEVKRRGDVRRAKLYYLRGRTGKSARIKEKLTRKQG; this comes from the coding sequence ATGAACTTGATTGAACAACTCGAGCAGGAAGAAATTGCTCGCCTGACCGAAAACAAGACCATCCCCGAGTTCGCCCCGGGCGACACCGTGGTGGTTCAGGTGAAGGTCAAGGAAGGTAACCGTGAGCGTCTTCAGGCGTACGAAGGCGTGGTTATCGCCAAACGCAACCGTGGTCTCAACTCCAACTTCATCGTGCGCAAGATCTCGTCCGGTGAAGGCGTTGAGCGCACCTTCCAGACCTACTCGCCGCTGGTCGCCAGCGTTGAAGTGAAGCGTCGCGGTGATGTGCGTCGTGCCAAGCTGTACTACCTGCGCGGTCGTACCGGCAAGTCGGCACGTATCAAGGAAAAGCTCACGCGCAAGCAGGGCTGA
- the pyrF gene encoding orotidine-5'-phosphate decarboxylase, translating to MQTSTPDYRSSKAITPADRLIMALDVADAAAARALVEQLEDSVTFYKIGLELFMTPGYFDLLDWLVAHNKKVFVDLKFFDVPETVRSAIRALSGSGATLATIHGNQSIMEAAVKDKGELKVLAVTALTSLDRGDLDDLGFQCNVEELVLSRARRALETGIDGIVSSGLEAPMIRRELGERLLVVTPGIRPVENKPADDQKRTVDVAQAFRNGADYIVVGRPIRQAADPLAAARAIQQTIADIFPG from the coding sequence ATGCAAACATCGACGCCCGATTACCGCTCTTCCAAGGCCATCACGCCCGCCGACCGCCTCATCATGGCGCTTGACGTCGCCGATGCGGCCGCCGCCCGCGCACTGGTCGAACAACTCGAAGACAGTGTCACCTTCTACAAGATCGGCCTCGAACTGTTCATGACGCCGGGCTACTTCGACCTGCTCGACTGGCTGGTGGCGCACAACAAGAAAGTCTTCGTCGACCTGAAGTTCTTCGACGTCCCCGAGACCGTGCGCTCGGCCATCCGCGCCCTGTCGGGCAGCGGCGCCACGCTGGCCACCATTCACGGCAACCAGTCGATCATGGAAGCGGCGGTCAAGGACAAGGGCGAGCTCAAGGTCCTCGCCGTCACCGCGCTGACCAGCCTTGACCGCGGCGACCTCGACGACCTCGGCTTCCAGTGCAATGTCGAAGAACTGGTGCTCTCCCGCGCCCGCCGCGCGCTCGAGACCGGCATCGACGGCATCGTCTCCTCCGGGCTCGAAGCGCCGATGATCCGCCGCGAGCTGGGCGAGCGTCTGCTGGTGGTCACGCCGGGCATCCGCCCGGTCGAGAACAAGCCCGCCGACGACCAGAAGCGCACCGTCGACGTCGCCCAGGCATTCCGCAACGGCGCCGACTACATCGTGGTTGGCCGCCCGATCCGCCAGGCGGCCGATCCACTCGCCGCCGCCCGCGCAATCCAGCAGACCATTGCCGACATCTTTCCGGGGTGA
- the lptG gene encoding LPS export ABC transporter permease LptG, with the protein MMRILRRYLAREIIGATFMVLLAFLGLFAFFDFINELDSIGKDGYQVHHALIYVALILPGRVYELMPIAVLIGSLFALTTLARHSEITVMRASGLSTARLLRELSLIGGLFVLLTFVFGEYVAPPAEKAAQQWRLTATGSTVSNELRSGLWVRDGQRFINVQSLTPERALKGIRIYEFDDKLVLKSISDARHGEFVDGVGWRLTDIAQTVFEADRTRVTTLDELAWASELTPDVLSVLMVTPERMSVTTLVAYLRHLTDNNQKTDRYEIALWKKIVYPFAVLVMMALALPFAYTHDRMGGVSVKVFAGIMLGVAFHLLNGLFSNLGVINAWPPVVAALAPSTVFLIAAAVMLHGVDRR; encoded by the coding sequence CTGATGCGCATTCTGCGACGTTATCTCGCGCGGGAGATCATCGGCGCCACCTTCATGGTGCTGCTGGCCTTCCTCGGCCTGTTTGCCTTCTTCGATTTCATCAATGAGCTCGATTCGATCGGCAAGGATGGCTACCAGGTCCATCACGCGCTGATCTATGTGGCGCTGATCCTGCCCGGGCGGGTGTACGAGTTGATGCCCATTGCGGTGCTGATCGGCAGCCTGTTTGCGCTGACCACGCTGGCGCGGCATTCCGAGATCACGGTGATGCGGGCCTCGGGCCTGTCGACCGCCCGGCTGCTGCGCGAGCTGTCGCTCATCGGCGGGCTGTTCGTGCTCCTGACCTTCGTGTTTGGCGAGTATGTGGCGCCGCCGGCAGAAAAGGCGGCGCAGCAGTGGCGCCTGACGGCCACCGGCTCCACCGTGTCGAACGAGTTGCGCTCCGGCCTGTGGGTGCGCGATGGTCAGCGCTTCATCAATGTGCAGTCGCTGACGCCCGAGCGTGCGCTGAAGGGCATCCGGATCTACGAATTCGATGACAAGCTGGTGCTCAAATCGATCAGCGATGCCCGGCACGGCGAGTTCGTCGATGGCGTGGGATGGCGGCTGACGGACATCGCGCAGACTGTCTTCGAGGCCGACCGCACCCGGGTGACCACGCTCGATGAACTGGCCTGGGCGTCGGAACTGACCCCCGATGTGCTGAGCGTGCTGATGGTGACGCCCGAGCGCATGTCGGTGACCACCCTGGTAGCCTATCTGCGCCACCTGACCGACAACAACCAGAAGACCGACCGCTACGAAATCGCGTTGTGGAAGAAGATCGTCTACCCCTTCGCGGTGCTGGTGATGATGGCGCTGGCGCTGCCCTTCGCCTATACCCACGACCGCATGGGCGGGGTGAGCGTGAAGGTCTTTGCCGGCATCATGCTGGGGGTGGCCTTCCATCTGCTCAACGGCCTTTTCTCGAACCTCGGCGTCATCAATGCCTGGCCGCCGGTGGTGGCGGCGCTGGCTCCGAGCACGGTGTTCCTGATCGCGGCCGCGGTGATGCTCCACGGGGTGGACCGGCGCTGA
- the rpsP gene encoding 30S ribosomal protein S16, whose translation MVVIRLARSGAKKRPFYNIVAADSRNRRDGRFIERVGFYNPMAPEAAEGLVINTERLAHWQQNGAQLSPTVARLVKQAAKAA comes from the coding sequence ATGGTGGTTATTCGCCTTGCCCGTAGCGGCGCCAAGAAGCGCCCGTTTTACAACATCGTTGCCGCCGACTCGCGCAATCGTCGTGACGGCCGCTTCATCGAGCGCGTCGGTTTCTACAACCCGATGGCGCCGGAAGCCGCAGAAGGCCTGGTGATCAACACCGAGCGTCTGGCGCACTGGCAGCAAAACGGCGCCCAGCTGTCGCCGACGGTTGCCCGCCTGGTCAAGCAGGCCGCCAAAGCCGCCTGA
- the trmD gene encoding tRNA (guanosine(37)-N1)-methyltransferase TrmD, which yields MRRYDVVTLFPEMFSALTGSGISRRAQERSLYRLQCWNPRDFAHDVHRTIDDRPYGGGPGMVMQSPPLEAAIAAAGEAQRDALGQAGRVIYLSPQGRPLDHARVMDLVQAPALTLLCGRYEGVDQRVIDRCVDEEISLGDFVLSGGELPAMVLLDAIIRQLPGALNDADSAVEDSFVDGLLDCPHYTRPEVDAHGQAVPPVLLSGNHAEIRRWRLKMALGRTWQRRPELLARRKLGREEMKLLEAFRQDHEAASPTLSDEAE from the coding sequence GTGCGTCGCTACGACGTTGTCACCCTGTTTCCGGAGATGTTCTCCGCGCTGACAGGCAGTGGCATCAGCCGACGCGCCCAGGAACGCAGCCTCTACCGGCTGCAGTGCTGGAACCCGCGCGATTTCGCGCATGACGTGCATCGAACGATCGATGACCGCCCCTATGGCGGCGGCCCCGGCATGGTGATGCAGTCGCCACCGCTGGAAGCGGCAATTGCCGCCGCCGGCGAGGCGCAGCGCGACGCGCTTGGCCAGGCCGGCCGCGTGATCTACCTGTCGCCCCAGGGGCGGCCGCTGGATCACGCCAGGGTCATGGATCTGGTGCAGGCGCCAGCGCTGACGCTGTTGTGCGGGCGGTATGAAGGGGTCGATCAACGTGTGATCGACCGCTGTGTGGATGAAGAGATTTCGCTGGGCGACTTTGTGTTGTCCGGTGGTGAACTGCCGGCAATGGTGCTGCTCGATGCCATCATCCGCCAGTTGCCCGGGGCGCTGAACGATGCGGACTCGGCGGTCGAAGACTCGTTTGTCGACGGCTTGCTCGATTGCCCGCACTACACCCGCCCCGAGGTGGACGCACACGGCCAGGCCGTGCCACCCGTGCTGCTCTCGGGCAACCACGCCGAGATCCGGCGCTGGCGACTGAAGATGGCGCTGGGACGCACCTGGCAGCGGCGCCCTGAATTGCTGGCCCGGCGCAAGCTGGGCCGCGAAGAGATGAAACTGCTTGAAGCTTTCAGGCAGGATCATGAGGCGGCCTCCCCGACCCTGTCGGACGAGGCCGAATGA
- the rimM gene encoding ribosome maturation factor RimM (Essential for efficient processing of 16S rRNA), whose translation MIIMGRIVAPFGIQGWVKIHPFGDDPLSWKKMPQWWLSPDDTAEDARWTAYKLTGCRAHGKGWIAAFDGVSDRTGAEALTRQFIAAPREAMPETDSNEYYWGDLIGLPVENNAGEALGTVTSLLSAGAHDVLQVTDGDDEHLIPFVAAYVLDVDLAAKRVRVDWQKDW comes from the coding sequence ATGATCATCATGGGGCGCATCGTCGCCCCTTTTGGCATTCAGGGCTGGGTCAAGATCCACCCCTTCGGGGACGATCCGCTGTCCTGGAAAAAAATGCCGCAATGGTGGTTGTCGCCCGACGACACGGCCGAGGACGCGCGCTGGACGGCCTACAAGCTGACCGGCTGTCGCGCCCACGGCAAAGGCTGGATCGCCGCATTTGACGGTGTATCGGACCGCACCGGCGCCGAAGCGCTGACCCGGCAGTTCATCGCCGCGCCACGCGAGGCCATGCCGGAGACCGACAGCAACGAGTACTACTGGGGCGACCTGATCGGCCTGCCCGTCGAGAACAACGCTGGCGAGGCCCTGGGCACCGTCACTTCCCTGCTCTCGGCCGGTGCGCATGATGTGCTGCAGGTCACCGACGGCGACGACGAACACTTGATTCCCTTCGTCGCGGCCTATGTGCTCGACGTCGACCTGGCCGCCAAGCGGGTTCGGGTCGACTGGCAGAAGGACTGGTAG